Genomic window (Bosea vaviloviae):
CGTAGTGTCGAGCTTCAGCTTGGGCACCGCCTTTGCTGCATAGGCTTCAACATAGGCTGCGTATTCGGCGCGATCTGTAAGTCCCCGCTCTTGGTAGCGCTGAATTAGCGTCGACAGCTGCTCCGCACTTTGAGCGGACGGATCGATTGCCATTGCATCACCCCTCTCCAAACACCCGTGCGAAGATCGTGTCGACATGCTTGAAGTGATAGCCTTCGTCGAACATCGCCTCGAGTTCCGCCACTGACAGCTTCGCTGTTACCTCGGCATCCTTCTTGAGGTTGGTGAGGAAATCCTCGCCATGCTCCCAGGTGCGCATCGCGTTGCGCTGGACGAGCGAATAGCTCTCCTCGCGGCTGGCGCCGGCCTGGGTCAGGGCCAGCAGCACGCGCTGCGAATTGTGCAGGCCGCCGAGCCTGTCGAGGTTCTTGCGCATGTTCTGCGGGTAGATCAGCAGCTTGTCGACGACGCCGGTGAGGCGGGCGAGCGCGAAATCGAGCGTCACTGTGGCGTCGGGGCCGATCATGCGCTCGACCGAGGAATGCGAGATATCGCGCTCATGCCAGAGCGCGACATTCTCCAGCGCCGGCACGACCATGCCGCGCACGAGGCGGGCAAGCCCGGTCAGGTTCTCGGTCAGCACCGGGTTGCGCTTGTGCGGCATCGCCGAGGAGCCCTTCTGGCCAGGCGAGAAGAACTCCTCCGCCTCATAGACCTCGGTGCGCTGCAAGTGGCGGATCTCGGTCGCGAGCCGCTCGACGCTGGAGGCGACGACGCCGAGCGTGGCGAAATACATCGCATGCCGGTCGCGCGGGATGACCTGGGTCGAGACCGGCTCGACACTCAGCCCCATCTTCTCCGCGACATAGGCCTCCACCGAGGGGTCGATATTGGCGAAGGTGCCGACCGCGCCCGAAATTGCGCAGGTCGCGATCTCGGCCCGGGCCGCGACCAAGCGAGCCTTGCAGCGGTCGAACTCGGCATAGGCCTGCGCCAGCTTGAGCCCGAAGGTCACCGGCTCGGCATGGATGCCGTGCGAACGGCCGATGGTCGGCGTCAGCTTGTGCTCGAAAGCCCGGCGCTTGATCGCCGCAAGCAGCGCATCGACATCTGCGATCAGCAGGTCGGTGGCGCGCGCGAGCTGCACCGAAAGCGTCGTGTCCAAAATGTCGGAGGAGGTCATGCCCTGATGGACGAAGCGGGCTTCCGGCCCGACGATCTCGGCCAGATGCGTGAGAAACGCGATGACGTCATGCTTGGTGACGCGCTCGATCTCGTCGATGCGCGCGACATCGAAGGTCGCGTCCTTGGCCTTGGCCCAGATCGTGGCCGCAGCCTCCTTCGGCACCACGCCGAGTTCGGCGAGCTTGTCGGTGGCGTGCGCCTCGATCTCGAACCAGATCCGGAAGCGGGTCTGCGGCTCCCAGATCGCGACCATCTCGGGGCGGGAATAACGCGGGATCATGTTCGGTCTTGCCTTCTTGCCATGCCGTCATGCTCGGCCCTGTGCCGAGCATCCACGTCTTGAACCGTTACGAGAATGGCAAGCGGCAAAGACGTGGATGGTCGGGACAAGCCCGACCATGACGGGGTGGTTCGGTTACGCGATCATCTCAGTCAATCTCAAACCCACTGCCCGCGCGCGGCTTCGGCCGCCTTGCGGATCGCGGAGATATTGTTGGCATAGGCGGCCGGCCCGCCCTTGAACACGGCAGAGCCGGCGACGAGGACATTCGCTCCGGCCTTTGCCGCAAGCGGCGCGGTCTCGGGACTGGCCCCGCCATCGATTTCGAGTGCGATCGGCCGTTCGCCGATCATGGCGCGCACCCGGGCGATCTTCTCGAGCACGGAGCGGATGAAGCTCTGCCCACCGAAGCCGGGATTGACCGTCATCAGCAGGATCAAGTCGAGATCGTCGAGCAGCGGTTCGATCGCGCTTTCATGTGTGCCGGGATTGAGCACGATGCCGGCCTGCTTGCCGTGACCCCGGATCGTCTGCAGCGTCCGGTGGGCATGCGGCCCGGCCTCGACATGGAAGGAAATGAGATCGGCGCCCGCCTTGGCGAAGGCTTCGACATAAGGATCGACCGGCGCGATCATCAGATGCACGTCGAAGAGCTTCTTGGTGCAGGGGCGGATCGCCTTCAATACATCCGGCCCGAAGGTGATGTTGGGCACGAAATGC
Coding sequences:
- the rpe gene encoding ribulose-phosphate 3-epimerase; the encoded protein is MSAPIRIAPSILSADFSKLGEEVRAIDEAGADWIHCDVMDGHFVPNITFGPDVLKAIRPCTKKLFDVHLMIAPVDPYVEAFAKAGADLISFHVEAGPHAHRTLQTIRGHGKQAGIVLNPGTHESAIEPLLDDLDLILLMTVNPGFGGQSFIRSVLEKIARVRAMIGERPIALEIDGGASPETAPLAAKAGANVLVAGSAVFKGGPAAYANNISAIRKAAEAARGQWV
- the purB gene encoding adenylosuccinate lyase, with amino-acid sequence MIPRYSRPEMVAIWEPQTRFRIWFEIEAHATDKLAELGVVPKEAAATIWAKAKDATFDVARIDEIERVTKHDVIAFLTHLAEIVGPEARFVHQGMTSSDILDTTLSVQLARATDLLIADVDALLAAIKRRAFEHKLTPTIGRSHGIHAEPVTFGLKLAQAYAEFDRCKARLVAARAEIATCAISGAVGTFANIDPSVEAYVAEKMGLSVEPVSTQVIPRDRHAMYFATLGVVASSVERLATEIRHLQRTEVYEAEEFFSPGQKGSSAMPHKRNPVLTENLTGLARLVRGMVVPALENVALWHERDISHSSVERMIGPDATVTLDFALARLTGVVDKLLIYPQNMRKNLDRLGGLHNSQRVLLALTQAGASREESYSLVQRNAMRTWEHGEDFLTNLKKDAEVTAKLSVAELEAMFDEGYHFKHVDTIFARVFGEG